The following coding sequences are from one Motacilla alba alba isolate MOTALB_02 chromosome 4, Motacilla_alba_V1.0_pri, whole genome shotgun sequence window:
- the KLHL8 gene encoding kelch-like protein 8 has protein sequence MASESMVPEQAKQHLIKGKRRQQQQTQPSISDEDVFVFEANEAWKDFHGSLLHFFEAGELCDVTLKVGSKLISCHKLVLACVIPYFRAMFLSEMAEAKQKLIEIKDFDGDAIEDLVKFAYSSRLTLTVDNVQPLLYAACILQVELVAKACCEYMKLHFHPSNCLAIRAFAESHNRIDLMDMADQFACEHFTEVMECEDFVNVSPQHLHKLLSSSDLNIENEKQVYNAAIKWLLANPQHHAMWLDEILAQVRLPLLPICFLMGVVAKEEIVKQNLKCRDLLDEAKNYHLHLSCRAVPDFEYSIRTTPRKQTAGVLFCVGGRGGSGDPFRSIECYSISRNSWFFGPEMSSRRRHVGVISVGGKVYAVGGHDGNEHLGSMEVFDPLTNKWMMKASMNTKRRGIALASLGGPIYAIGGLDDNTCFSDVERYDIDSDRWSTVASMNTPRGGVGSVALVNHVYAVGGNDGVASLSSVEKYDPHLDKWIAVKEMGQRRAGNGVSELHGCLYVVGGFDDNSPLSSVERFDPRCNKWEYVAELTTPRGGVGIATLMGKIFAVGGHNGNVYLNTVEAFDPIVNRWELVGSVSHCRAGAGVAVCSCLSSQIRDVGQGSSNVVDCM, from the exons ATGGCTTCCGAATCCATGGTCCCTGAGCAGGCAAAACAACATCTGATAAAGGGAAAaaggcggcagcagcagcaaactcaGCCTTCCATCAGTGATGAAGATGTCTTCGTGTTTGAGGCAAACGAGGCTTGGAAGGATTTTCACGGCTCTCTTCTTCACTTCTTTGAAGCTGGAGAGCTCTGTGATGTTACGCTGAAG gttGGTTCAAAGCTAATCTCCTGCCACAAACTGGTGCTAGCTTGCGTTATCCCGTACTTCCGAGCCATGTTTCTTTCGGAAATGGCTGAAGCCAAGCAGAAGCTGATTGAGATCAAGGACTTCGATGGCGATGCCATCGAGGACCTAGTGAAGTTCGCGTACTCCTCGCGGCTCACGCTGACAGTGGATAACGTGCAGCCCCTCCTGTATGCCGCCTGCATCCTGCAGGTAGAGCTGGTGGCAAAGGCCTGCTGTGAGTACATGAAGCTGCACTTCCACCCTTCCAACTGCCTGGCAATCAGGGCGTTTGCCGAGAGCCACAACCGCATCGACCTGATGGACATGGCTGATCAGTTTGCTTGTGAACATTTCACAGAAGTGATGGAGTGTGAGGACTTTGTGAATGTGTCACCACAGCACCTCCATAAACTCCTATCCTCCAGTGACCTGaatattgaaaatgaaaagcaagtttACAATGCTGCTATCAAGTGGCTGCTGGCCAATCCACAGCATCATGCTATGTGGCTGGATGAGATCCTTGCACAG GTACGGCTGCCTCTCTTGCCCATTTGTTTCCTTATGGGTGTTGTGGCAAAGGAAGAGATTGTCAAGCAGAATCTAAAATGTAGGGATTTGCTGGATGAAGCAAAGAACTACCACCTTCAcctgagctgcagggcagtgcctgaCTTTGAGTACTCCATTCGCACAACACCAAGGAAGCAGACTGCTG GTGTGCTGTTCTGTGTCGGTGGCAGAGGTGGATCAGGGGACCCCTTCCGCAGCATTGAGTGTTACTCCATCAGTAGGAACAGCTGGTTCTTCGGCCCTGaaatgagcagcaggaggaggcatGTGGGTGTGATCTCTGTGGGAG GTAAAGTCTACGCTGTAGGTGGACATGATGGAAATGAACACTTAGGAAGCATGGAAGTATTTGATCCTCTCACGAACAAGTGGATGATGAAGGCATCAATGAACACAAAGAG GAGAGGCATCGCCCTGGCGTCCCTGGGCGGCCCCATTTATGCCATTGGGGGCTTGGATGACAACACGTGCTTCAGTGACGTGGAGCGCTATGACATTGACTCAGATCGCTGGAGCACCGTGGCTTCCATGAACACTCCCCGGGGAGGCGTCGGCTCCGTAGCCCTGGTG AACCATGTTTACGCCGTGGGTGGCAATGATGGTGTAGCATCTCTTTCAAGTGTGGAAAAATATGATCCCCACTTGGATAAGTGGATAGCAGTAAAAGAGATGGGTCAGCGAAGGGCTGGGAACGGTGTCAGTGAGCTCCACGGCTGCTTGTATGTTGTGG GTGGGTTTGATGACAACTCGCCCCTGAGCTCAGTGGAACGGTTTGACCCACGCTGTAACAAATGGGAATACGTGGCAGAGCTCACAACTCCAAGGGGTGGTGTTGGCATAGCAACACTGATGGGAAAAATTTTTGCAGTTGGAGGTCATAATGGCAACGTGTACCTGAATACAGTGGAAGCATTTGATCCCATAGTGAACAG GTGGGAACTCGTGGGCTCAGTGTcacactgcagggcaggggcgGGCGTGGCCGTGTGCTCCTGTCTCAGCAGCCAGATCCGGGATGTGGGCCAAGGATCCAGCAACGTTGTGGATTGCATGTGA